TTGACATTCCCAAACCAAAGGAAATGACAGGAGAATCCCTGTTTTAAGTCACTGCACGTAGATTTTTTCACAAAAGCCCGGACAGCACCACAGCTGATCCGGGCTTTTTCGTTTACCCCCTGTCACGCGCTACAGCAAAGCAAGCCCGTAAAAAAATCATCAGCCTGCAACCGGCTGTATGGGCAGGCCTGCTTTTTATTTTTTTTGGGTAAACTTCGTGAACATCAGGAGCTTGGCGGGCATACTCCGGGACCCCAAACCTAAGATAAGCCCCTTGCTTTTTTGTTCGCGGCAACCGCTGATCATCAAAGTCCGCGAATATCGGTTGCAATCATCGCTGCGGGTAAAGCAACGCTGAAAACCGGCAAAAAAAGTCTGTACCATGCTCTGAACCACAGCTAACGAACAAAGCGCCGCGGAAACGGTGCCCCCGGCTTCTTCGGCCATGGGATAAAAACAGAAAGGCGTCAGGCATTTAAGGGCACAAATATACCGGCAACTCCAACTGCTGCAAAGACCAAAGTCGTGCTTCATTCATTTTAAGGCAGCTTGTGCCTGAAACGCTTAATTATTTGATTTTGCCCTGCCCCTGCCATACATTAAGCCAACGAACTAATGCGCCTGCCTTACCGTTTTAGTTGCCATATTCAAAAAGGCACTAACTTCTAAATTTTCGAGCCCAACTATGGAGGGTAACTTCTCAAACCGAGTGCGGGATGTAATACAGTTCAGCCGTGAAGAAGCACTGCGGCTGGGCCACGATTACATTGGTACAGAACATCTCATCTTAGGCATTATCCGCCTTGATGACGGAGTTGCTGTTCGCATTCTACAAAATCTCAACTGCGATCTTTCTAAACTCAAAAAAACCATCGAAGATACCGTCCGCGGTACTGGCGGTGCAATTACCGTCGGCAACATACCCCTGACCAAACAGGCCGAGAAAGTACTGCGCATTACCTATCTTGAAGCCAAACTGTACAAAAGTGATACCATAGGCACCGAACACCTGCTGCTTTCACTGCTGCGCGACGATGAGAACATTGCTGCGCAAATACTCCATCAGTTTAATATCGGCTATGATAGCGTTCGTGAAGAACTTGACCTTATAATATCCGGCAAACCAAGAAGTCAGGATAAATCAGGCGGTGATTCAGGTGCAGCTATGGCAGCTTCAGATGTACCACCATCAAAAAGTTATAAACCTTCATCCGGAAGCGGTGACAGTAAGAAAATGGAAAAAACTAAAACTCCCGTATTAGACAATTTTGGCCGGGATTTGACCAAGCTGGCCGAAGAATCCAAATTGGACCCCATCGTAGGACGCGAAAAAGAAATTGAGCGCCTAGCACAGGTTCTGAGTCGCAGAAAGAAAAATAATCCTGTGCTCATCGGTGAACCCGGCGTGGGGAAAACAGCGATTGCCGAAGGGCTTGCGCTGCGTATTGTAGAGCGCAAAGTATCCCGCGTGTTATATGAAAAGCGGGTTGTCGCCCTTGATCTTGCCGCGCTGGTCGCAGGCACGAAATACCGCGGTCAGTTCGAAGAGCGCATGAAAGCGGTCATGACGGAGCTGGAAAAAGTAAGCAACGTCATCCTGTTTATTGATGAGCTTCATACCATTGTAGGTGCCGGCGGCGCTTCCGGGTCGCTCGACGCTTCGAACATGCTCAAGCCTGCGCTCGCACGCGGCGACGTTCAGGCCATAGGCGCGACTACGCTCAATGAGTATCGTCAGTTTATTGAAAAAGACGGTGCGCTCGAGCGTCGGTTCCAGAAAATTATGGTCGATCCCACTACGCCGGATGAAACCGCCATCATTCTGAATCAGATTAAAAACAAGTACGAGAAACATCACTCGGTTCGCTACACAGACGAAGCCATTGAAGCCTGTGTTAAGCTGACCGACCGTTACGTAACCGATCGCTTCCTGCCCGATAAGGCCATCGACGCCCTTGATGAAGCGGGTGCCCGCGTACACCTTGCCAATATCACCGTGCCGCAGCACATCATCGATCTCGAAGAGCAAATTGAAAAAGCTACGGAAGAGAAGAACAAGATGGTAAAAAGCCAGCGTTTTGAAGACGCGGCACGCCTGCGGGATACCGAGAAAAAACTCATGGAAGAGCTCGAAAACGCCCAAAAAGACTGGGAAGTCGAGTCCGAGAAAATTGTCTTCGATGTGAATGAAGAAGACGTCGCCAAGGTCGTTGGGATGATGACCGGCATTCCGGTTTCCAAAATCGCGCAGAGTGAAGGCACCAAGCTTCTCAAAATGCGCGAAGAGCTTACCCGGCAAGTTATAGGTCAGGACGAAGCCATTGTAAAGCTTTCCAAGGCCATACAGCGCACCCGCGCAGGTCTCAAAGATCCGGCCCGCCCCATTGGTTCGTTTATTTTCCTGGGACCTACAGGCGTCGGAAAGACGGAGCTTGCGAAAAGCCTTTCACGCTATCTGTTTGATGTGGATGACGCGCTTGTCCGCATTGACATGAGTGAGTACATGGAAAAGTTCTCTGTATCGAGACTTGTCGGAGCGCCCCCGGGCTACGTCGGTTACGAAGAAGGCGGCATTCTCACAGAGAAGGTCCGGCGCAAGCCTTACTCGGTAGTACTGCTCGATGAAATTGAGAAAGCACACCCCGATGTATTCAACCTGCTGCTGCAGGTACTCGACGACGGAATCCTGACCGACTCTCTTGGCCGCAAAGTTGATTTCCGGAACACCATCATTATTATGACATCGAATATTGGTGCACGGGATATCAAGAACCTGGGTCGCGGTATCGGTTTCAGCCCGACCGAATCTGCCTTTGACTACGCGAAGATGAAGTCCGTCATTCAAGACGCGCTCCGGAAGGTTTTCAATCCGGAATTCCTGAACCGCGTTGATGATGTGATTGTCTTCAAGCCGCTCGAAAAAGAAGACATTTTCAAAATTATCGACAATATGGCGGACCTGCTCTTTAAGCGAATCCGCGATCTCAACTTCAATGTAGAGATTACCAAAGGTGCTAAGGATTTCCTGAGTGAGAAGGGCTTTGATCCGAAATACGGTGCCCGGCCCCTGAAGCGTGCCATCCAAAAGTACGTGGAAGATCCGCTCGCAGAAGAGCTGCTGTCCGCTCAAAAGGAAGAAGGTGCAACCATCCGGATTAAGATGAACGCTTCGCGCGATAATCTCACCTTTGAGTGGAAGAGCCCGGAACAGTCAGGTGGAAGCGAAAGCGAAACAACGGACGAAGAAGAGACAAGCTCCAAAGAAGCCTGACATCCGCTTTCATTCCGTAACAGCGCTATATGAAAAAAGCCTGAGCATGTTCATAGTGCTCAGGCTTTTTTTGTTGAGAAAATTTAAAGGCTTAGGGATAACGCTCTTTTACATCAAAACCGGCACTTTAGGACAGTGCTTCGCGTTGCTATGTGCTCAATATTAACCTAAAATTATATTAGCGGTCACTGTGTTGACTTAGCTGATAAAAGGGACTACCTTAAAATAGTCCCATTACCCTAAACGAATTATAAGAAAAATGGACGAAACGCATAGGTGCTTTACCGCACGCATGTTTTATCCTAATTGCAGATTTGTTCAGGACGCGCTGCATTTGATGACTTATTTCCGGACTTAAACCGGACGGTCTTAATACATCAAATGCGGCTCGTTAAACCTAAACAGCCAAATTTTGATGTACTATGAACACCTATCCCTTTCCAAAAGGCGGAGCCGCTGAGCTGTATGATTTCAGCAACCTTTATGAGCTTCGCAATGCCTGCTACAATCTCGATACGGAGAAAATTATACACTACGCCAATTCAGCTGACACTGACGAGGTGATTTCGCTGCTTCTTGTACTTGAAGGCGAAAAAAAGCGCGCGCTTATCAACGGACTTTCCGTAGCGTCCATTCTCGATGTTGCAGAAGATCTTCATGTAAGTGAGCTCGCAAACTTGCTGGATGAACTTGATGAGCGCAAGCGAACCCAAATTATGGGTCAGCTTTCGGATCATACGCTTTACCGGCTGGGTTCCATGAAGAAGCTTTTTTTGAAATCCAGGACGGAGTGAATCCTTAGGGATCGACCTTAACCGGTGCTCAACAAGCCCCTAAAGGTAAAAAGCCTGCCTGAGCATGATGTTCAGGCAGGTTTTTTTTATTTCGGTAAGGAGCAAGTTCAGCATTCGGAAGTAGCCGGATACCCGTCAATCGCGCTGCAGGCCGAATCAATCGTATTTTGGAAAGGGCCGGATGCCCGAAGCGCGCGGCCTAACCCAAAAAGCAAGGGCCCCATCTTAGGCTTACCAACGCACAATCTACCAAGAAGCCCTTGATGTTCTCGGAGTTTTACCCAAAAAAATAAAAACCGGAACAGCTGTGCAGCGGGGTTCCGGGCTACAGGGGCCGGAATTGCCCGCCATCATCAGGCGGTTTCGGTTTGCAGGCGGGGCTTTACTTCGAGGTCGTAATCTTCGATGTTAATGCTGCGGTTTGCGCCTTCTTTGGAGAAGTAGGAGTATATGGCGGGGATCACAAAAAGCGTGAGGAGGCTTGCAAACAGAAGGCCGCCGATGATGGCGATACCCATGGAAACCCGGCTTTCACTTCCGGCGCCAAGGGCGAGGGCAATCGGCAGCACGCCCAGCACGGTTGAGAGGCTCGTCATGAGAATCGGGCGGAAGCGGGCGGCGGCGGCGTCCTGAATGGCCTCCATTACAGAGAGGCCGGCTTCTTTGCGCTGATTGGCGAATTCGACAATCAGGATGGCGTTTTTGGTTACAAGGCCAATCAGCATGATCATACCGATTTGTGAGAAGATGTTGATGGTTTGACCAAAGAAGTACAGGGTCATGAGCGCGCCGCCGATGGCGAGGGGCACCGTAAACAGAATGGTGAAGGGATCGCGGAAGCTTTCGAACTGCGCGGCAAGGATGAGATAAATCAGCACGACGGCCAGCATGAAGGCGTAGAGAAGGCTGTCTGAGCTTTCCTGAAAATCGCGGGAGGTTCCGGTGAGGGAGGTCGCGAAGGTGTCGTCGAGCTCGCTTGCCGCTATGCGGTCCATGGCGTTAATGCCATCCCCGAGCGAGTAGCCGCTTGCCAGCCCTGCCGACACGGTTGCGGATACGAAACGGTTAAAGCGGAACAGCTGCGGCGGATTGTTGTCTTCACTGATGGTGATGAGGTTATCGAGCTGAATGAGCTGTCCGCTTTCTGAGCGCACATAGATGGAGGCCAAATCGCGCGGATCGTTGCGGAAGGCCCGCCCCATCTGCCCGATGACTTCGTACTGCTTGCCGTTCATGATGAAGTAGTCGAAGCGCTGTCCGCTGAAGGCAAGCTGCAGGGTTTGCGCAACATCGCGGATGGATACGCCCAGCGCCCTTGCCCGTTCCCGGTTGATTTCAATGCTGAGCTCGGGTTTGTTGAATTTGAGATCGACATCCACAACGGAAAAGGTGGGGTCGTCGGCAGCGGCGTCCATGAAGCGTGGCAGGTATTCGCGCAGCTTTTCGAAGTTAGGGGCCTGAATCACGTACTGCACCGGCAGGCCGCCCCGCTGCGCGCGAATGCTTTGCTCCTGCGTTACAAAGCCGCGGGCTGCCGTGTGGTTTCGGAGCAAATCCGAAACATGGTCAGCCACTTCAAACTGTGAGCGGGAGCGCTCGGAGGGGTCTTTGAGGATGACGTTCACAAAAGCCGAGTTGACCGAGCTTGTTGCGCCAAAGCCGGGGGAGGTCACCGATATGATGGCTTCAAGTTCAGGCACTTCTTCATTGAGGGCCGCAACAACTTCATCAACATAATCATCCATGTACTGAAAGGTGACGCCTTCCGGACCTGTGGCGAAAATGCGCATGCGGCTGCGATCTTCGAGGGGCGAGAGCTCCTGCTGCAGGTTCAGACCGAAGTAGGCAATCATCCCCCCTGCGGCCAGAATGATGAGGAAGGCCGCCCACCGGACTTTTATGAATGCGCCCAGTGCCTTGCGGTAGCCGCTGTTCAGGGCCACATAAAACGGCTCAGTGACGCGGTGAATCCAGGATTCGCGCTCGCGTTTTTTGAGGATTTTCGAGCAAAGCATGGGCGAGAGCGAAAGCGCTACAAAGGAAGAAATGACGACCGCACCGGCCAGCACCAGTCCGAACTCGCGGAACAGGCGGCCTGTGAGGCCTTCCAGGAAAATCACCGGCAGAAACACCGCAACAAGCGCCGTTGTCGTGGAAACGACCGCAAAAAAGATTTCGCGGGAGCCTTTGAGTCCGGCTTCGATGGGATTCATCCCCATCTCAATTTTGGCGTAGATGTTTTCCATGACCACGATGGCGTCATCAACGACCAGACCAATGGCCAGCACCAGTCCGAGCATGGTGAGTACGTTGATGGAAAAGCCGAGGATGAACATCACAAAAAAGGCCCCGATCAGCGCGATGGGAATCACGATGATGGGGATGAGCGTCGTGCGCCAGTCCCGAAGGAACATAAAGATGATGAGCATTACGAGTCCGAAGGCGATGAAAATCGTTTGCCGCACTTCCGCGATGGAGGCCCTGATGTACTCGGTGACATCAAAGCCGATGGCTACGCTTACGTCTTCCGGCAGGTCGCGTTTGATAACTTCGAGCCGGTTATAAAATTCGTCAGCAATGGCGATGTTATTGGCGCCCGGCTGCGGCACGAGCACGACACCGACCATGGGGATCCCGTCGCGTTTCAGGATGGTGCGCTCGTTTTGCGGGCCGAGCATAGCAAGACCGACATCCCGGAAACGCACAATGTCATCCCCGTTTTGCCGGATAATCATATTGTTGAACTCTTCCGGTGTGCTCAGCCGGCTCAGGGTGCGCACCGTGAGCTCGGTACTCGCCCCTTCGATACGGCCGGAAGGCAGCTCCACATTTTGGGCCGCGAGTGCGTTGCGGATATCAATGGGCGTCAGGCCGTAGGCGGCAAGCCGTGAAGGCTCCATCCACAGCCGCATGGAGTAGCGTTTCTGCCCCCAAATATTGACTTCACTCACGCCCGGGATGGTTTCGAACCGCTCCTTGAATTCCGTGATGGCAAACTCGGTCAGCTCCATCATATCCCGCAAATCACTGCGCACATTCAGGAAAACGATAGGGCTGCTGTCGGCGTCGGCCTTTGAAACGATGGGGTTATCTACGTCGGGCGGCAGCCGCCGGATGGAGCGGGAAACCCGGTCACGCACATCATTGGCGGCAGCTTCCATATCAATACCGAGCTCGAACTCCACCGTGATGGTACTCCTGCCTTCGCGCGACACGGATGTCATCGTGCGAATGCCCGCAATGCCGTTGATGGACTCTTCGAGCGGCTCGGTGATTTGCGATTCCACAATATCGGCATTGGCGCCGGTATAATTGGTCGTTACAGTCACGATAGGCGGATCGACCGCGGGATATTCCCGGACACCAAGGTAGTTATAGCCAATTACGCCGAAGAGAATGATGGTGATGGCCATGACCGAAGCCAGAACGGGACGGCGTATGCTGAGTGACGAAAGACTGCTCATAAGATGTTGTTACGTTTGGGGTTATTGCTGTGCGGAGCTGCGGATTTCTGCGATACGGACATCCATGCCCGGCCGAAGCTGCAACATGCCGGTCGTCAGAAGCGTGTCGCCCTGCGCAAGGCCTTCGGTGATATGCACGCGACGGTCGGTTCTGACGCCGATTTCAACCTGACGGCGCTCGGCCTTGCCGTTGCGGTACACATACACGCTTTGCCCGCCCATTTCCGGAATGATGGCTTCGGAAGGTGCCATCAGCGCCCGGTCGATGGCACGAAGCGCAAGGTCCACTTCAACAAAGGCCCCGGGCAGGAGTACGTTATCGGTGTTTTCAGCAACACCCCGCAGGCGCAGCGTCCGGGTGTCCGGCTCAACCCGCGGCTGAATCGCATAGACTTCGCCATCATAGGTATTTTCGGAACCCTGCCGGTTGAAGCGGAACGCCTGCCCCTGCACAACCATGCCCGAAAACCGCTCCGGAACCGAAAAGTCAACCTTCACCCGGTTGACTTTCTGCAGCTCTGTGATGTACGTCTGTGGCGTAATGTAGCTGCCGGGAGAAATGGCCCGAAGTCCGATAATACCATCGAAGGGCGCACGAATTTCCGTTTGAGCGATACGCGCATTAATGAGATCAATTTCCGCCTGAATGACCATCAGCTCATTGAGCGCGGTATCGTACTCCTGCTGCGAAGTGGCATTTCGCTCGAGAAGAGACGCCATGCGCTGTTCTCTGATTTCGGCCAGATTCCGGCGGTATTGTGCCCGGCGCAACTCCGCCTGCAGATCCGCGTCATTGATTTTCACCAGTAGATTTCCGGCATTAACCAGCTCACCTTCCGTAAAATTAATGCTTGTTACCCGCCCGGAGACTTCCGCCTGAAGCGTCACGCTCTCATCCGCGACAACCGTGCCGGTGGAGCTGATCCGGTTTTCAAAGGTTTGGGGCTCCATCACAACGGCACGCACCGCGAGACGCCGGTCATTTTGCTGTGGCGCGGTCTGCGGCTGAGCCGAAACCGTGCCTGCCCCCCCATCATCCCCGCCGCTAAGCCGGGGCAATAATAATGAAAACAAAAGCACTGCGCCAGCAAGGGCAGTGAGAACACCAACCGTCAGTTTATTCATACGCATTTTCCTGAAATTCAATACATTCAATATCTTACACGAAGGGCAAATACCTGCTGCCCGGAATAGTTGTCGTAACAAGGAAAATGCTGAGATTGTTAAACAATCATTGTTAAAAAATGTGGATATGCCCCCAATCCGCTAACATCAGGCGGCAGGCTTGTAATAAGTTGATGAACCATCCGGACACACGCTGCCCACATCAACCTACTTTGACCTGAACAGGCCGCGTATTCAGGCACAGCTTTGTTTTTTTGGGTAAACTCCGTGAACATCAATGCCTTCGTGGCAGATCAGGAGTTCCTAAGCCTAAGATGGGTCCCTTGCTTTTTGGGAGAGCACACCAACCCTTCTTTCCCGGAAACCGCAGCTTAGCGACTCTCCCCCTTCCCCCGCCCCTTCACTTAATCCGAATAATCTTGTCGCACAAATCAAGCTCGCGGCTTTCGTTGCTTGCGATGATGAGCGTCTGACCTTCTTCACGGGCTTTGGCCGTAACGGATCCGATGTAGGCGAAACCAGCGGTATCAAGATTGGTGCCGGGCTCATCGAGTAACAGAAATGGCGTTTTCTTGATCAGCGCCGAAACAAGCCGGACCCGCTGCTGCTGCCCCGAACTGAGCTGCCCGTACCAGGTTTCGGTTTTGGCTTGGAGTCCGGTAACGCTCAGCTGTGCCCGGATCTCATCATCGCCCACAGCCCGACCGGAAAGTTCGCACACCAGCCGGATATTTTCGGTACAGCTAAGCTCATTATACATCCGGATATAGGGCGCCGAAAAGCCGAGCTGCCGGTACAGCTGCTGCGGCTTGAGCGGACTGCCTTCCACTTCCCAGCTGATCTTTCCCGCGTCAGGGCGGATGAGCCCTG
This genomic stretch from Cyclonatronum proteinivorum harbors:
- a CDS encoding magnesium transporter MgtE N-terminal domain-containing protein, with protein sequence MNTYPFPKGGAAELYDFSNLYELRNACYNLDTEKIIHYANSADTDEVISLLLVLEGEKKRALINGLSVASILDVAEDLHVSELANLLDELDERKRTQIMGQLSDHTLYRLGSMKKLFLKSRTE
- a CDS encoding ATP-dependent Clp protease ATP-binding subunit, with the translated sequence MEGNFSNRVRDVIQFSREEALRLGHDYIGTEHLILGIIRLDDGVAVRILQNLNCDLSKLKKTIEDTVRGTGGAITVGNIPLTKQAEKVLRITYLEAKLYKSDTIGTEHLLLSLLRDDENIAAQILHQFNIGYDSVREELDLIISGKPRSQDKSGGDSGAAMAASDVPPSKSYKPSSGSGDSKKMEKTKTPVLDNFGRDLTKLAEESKLDPIVGREKEIERLAQVLSRRKKNNPVLIGEPGVGKTAIAEGLALRIVERKVSRVLYEKRVVALDLAALVAGTKYRGQFEERMKAVMTELEKVSNVILFIDELHTIVGAGGASGSLDASNMLKPALARGDVQAIGATTLNEYRQFIEKDGALERRFQKIMVDPTTPDETAIILNQIKNKYEKHHSVRYTDEAIEACVKLTDRYVTDRFLPDKAIDALDEAGARVHLANITVPQHIIDLEEQIEKATEEKNKMVKSQRFEDAARLRDTEKKLMEELENAQKDWEVESEKIVFDVNEEDVAKVVGMMTGIPVSKIAQSEGTKLLKMREELTRQVIGQDEAIVKLSKAIQRTRAGLKDPARPIGSFIFLGPTGVGKTELAKSLSRYLFDVDDALVRIDMSEYMEKFSVSRLVGAPPGYVGYEEGGILTEKVRRKPYSVVLLDEIEKAHPDVFNLLLQVLDDGILTDSLGRKVDFRNTIIIMTSNIGARDIKNLGRGIGFSPTESAFDYAKMKSVIQDALRKVFNPEFLNRVDDVIVFKPLEKEDIFKIIDNMADLLFKRIRDLNFNVEITKGAKDFLSEKGFDPKYGARPLKRAIQKYVEDPLAEELLSAQKEEGATIRIKMNASRDNLTFEWKSPEQSGGSESETTDEEETSSKEA
- a CDS encoding efflux RND transporter permease subunit, whose translation is MSSLSSLSIRRPVLASVMAITIILFGVIGYNYLGVREYPAVDPPIVTVTTNYTGANADIVESQITEPLEESINGIAGIRTMTSVSREGRSTITVEFELGIDMEAAANDVRDRVSRSIRRLPPDVDNPIVSKADADSSPIVFLNVRSDLRDMMELTEFAITEFKERFETIPGVSEVNIWGQKRYSMRLWMEPSRLAAYGLTPIDIRNALAAQNVELPSGRIEGASTELTVRTLSRLSTPEEFNNMIIRQNGDDIVRFRDVGLAMLGPQNERTILKRDGIPMVGVVLVPQPGANNIAIADEFYNRLEVIKRDLPEDVSVAIGFDVTEYIRASIAEVRQTIFIAFGLVMLIIFMFLRDWRTTLIPIIVIPIALIGAFFVMFILGFSINVLTMLGLVLAIGLVVDDAIVVMENIYAKIEMGMNPIEAGLKGSREIFFAVVSTTTALVAVFLPVIFLEGLTGRLFREFGLVLAGAVVISSFVALSLSPMLCSKILKKRERESWIHRVTEPFYVALNSGYRKALGAFIKVRWAAFLIILAAGGMIAYFGLNLQQELSPLEDRSRMRIFATGPEGVTFQYMDDYVDEVVAALNEEVPELEAIISVTSPGFGATSSVNSAFVNVILKDPSERSRSQFEVADHVSDLLRNHTAARGFVTQEQSIRAQRGGLPVQYVIQAPNFEKLREYLPRFMDAAADDPTFSVVDVDLKFNKPELSIEINRERARALGVSIRDVAQTLQLAFSGQRFDYFIMNGKQYEVIGQMGRAFRNDPRDLASIYVRSESGQLIQLDNLITISEDNNPPQLFRFNRFVSATVSAGLASGYSLGDGINAMDRIAASELDDTFATSLTGTSRDFQESSDSLLYAFMLAVVLIYLILAAQFESFRDPFTILFTVPLAIGGALMTLYFFGQTINIFSQIGMIMLIGLVTKNAILIVEFANQRKEAGLSVMEAIQDAAAARFRPILMTSLSTVLGVLPIALALGAGSESRVSMGIAIIGGLLFASLLTLFVIPAIYSYFSKEGANRSINIEDYDLEVKPRLQTETA
- a CDS encoding efflux RND transporter periplasmic adaptor subunit, which produces MNKLTVGVLTALAGAVLLFSLLLPRLSGGDDGGAGTVSAQPQTAPQQNDRRLAVRAVVMEPQTFENRISSTGTVVADESVTLQAEVSGRVTSINFTEGELVNAGNLLVKINDADLQAELRRAQYRRNLAEIREQRMASLLERNATSQQEYDTALNELMVIQAEIDLINARIAQTEIRAPFDGIIGLRAISPGSYITPQTYITELQKVNRVKVDFSVPERFSGMVVQGQAFRFNRQGSENTYDGEVYAIQPRVEPDTRTLRLRGVAENTDNVLLPGAFVEVDLALRAIDRALMAPSEAIIPEMGGQSVYVYRNGKAERRQVEIGVRTDRRVHITEGLAQGDTLLTTGMLQLRPGMDVRIAEIRSSAQQ
- a CDS encoding ABC transporter ATP-binding protein — translated: MQQIILNKISKKFGQSVIFRRIEAEIGPGVHGVAGPNGSGKSTLMKCIAGLIRPDAGKISWEVEGSPLKPQQLYRQLGFSAPYIRMYNELSCTENIRLVCELSGRAVGDDEIRAQLSVTGLQAKTETWYGQLSSGQQQRVRLVSALIKKTPFLLLDEPGTNLDTAGFAYIGSVTAKAREEGQTLIIASNESRELDLCDKIIRIK